The Guyparkeria halophila DNA window TACAACTCGCGGGTAAACGCCCACAGGTTGGGGAAATCCGTCAGCCGGTGACGGTTACACTTGAAGTGGCCGTAGTAGACCGCATCGAACCGCACCAGGGTGGTGAACAATCGCCAGTCCGCCTCGGTGATCCGCGCCCCCGTCAGGAAACGTTGCCGGGAGAGACGTTTCTCCAGCTCGTCGAGCGTCTCGAACAACCGGTCGAACGCCGCCTCATAGGCATCCTGCGTGGTCGCGAACCCCGCCCGGTAGACCCCGTTGTTGACCTGCTCGTACACGGTGGCGTTGATCGCATCGATCGCCTCGTGCAATTCCGTCGGGTAGTAATCGTCACGATTACCGGTCAGGTCATCGAACGCCGAATTGAACATGCGGATGATCTCGGACGACTCGTTGTTGACGATCGTCTGGCGCTGCTTGTCCCAGAGCACCGGCACGGTAACGATGCCGCTGACCTTGGGGTCCGCACGGGTGTAGAGCTGATGGAGGTGATGCGCACCCATCTGGCTGTCCGGGGTGGTGCCGGGGAAGTCACCGAAGTGCCAGCCCTCCGCGCGCATGTGCGGATGGACCACGTCCACGCTGATCAAGTCCTCGAGCCCCTTGATCGCGCGAAAGATCAGGGTGCGATGCGCCCAGGGACAGGCGTAGGAGACGTACAAGTGGTACCGCCCGGCCTCGGCGGGAAAGCCGCCCTCGCCACTCGGTCCCGGCGAACCGTCGGGCGTGATCCAGTGACGGAACATCGAGTCCTTGCGGACGAATTCGCCGCCCTCGGTTTCCGATTCGAACCAATCGGTGTGCAACTTCCCCTCGACCAGCAGACTCATCACTTCCTCCGTTCCCATGTCCCACCGGGGTTCTCCCCGAAATCAAGCGCCGGAGTATGGACCAAACACAGCATCATGTTGTCGCACTATTCATGATCGGTCATTCAATTCCGTCACACCTTTCCCAGGCTCACCCGACCACCCGACTTATGCCCCGATCACGAGATTCTGTGGCGAAAACAACGTCCTGACGGGCATTTGGCCCTACCATGAAGGCTCATCCGCTTTCCACGACTCGACGACCGCCTCATGCCCCTGCT harbors:
- a CDS encoding glutathione S-transferase family protein; protein product: MSLLVEGKLHTDWFESETEGGEFVRKDSMFRHWITPDGSPGPSGEGGFPAEAGRYHLYVSYACPWAHRTLIFRAIKGLEDLISVDVVHPHMRAEGWHFGDFPGTTPDSQMGAHHLHQLYTRADPKVSGIVTVPVLWDKQRQTIVNNESSEIIRMFNSAFDDLTGNRDDYYPTELHEAIDAINATVYEQVNNGVYRAGFATTQDAYEAAFDRLFETLDELEKRLSRQRFLTGARITEADWRLFTTLVRFDAVYYGHFKCNRHRLTDFPNLWAFTRELYQWPGVAETVRLDHIKHHYYVSHDWINPTGIVPRGPKIAFDQPHHRGVHRDEREVLL